A segment of the Colletotrichum destructivum chromosome 3, complete sequence genome:
GCATGTGAGCCCGAAACAAGTATGGGTGAGACCAGGGAGTCTGGTTCTCCAGGACAATGGAAGCCGGGACCTTCTTGATCTCATCGAGGGTGTATTGCAGGCGGCTGGCTATCATCTCCAACGATCCTTCTGGCGACGAATCCTGGGATGGATCTCGGGACGGAACCAGCATCTGCTCTGGCCTCGGGGTCAGAGACGACAGTGATAGGGAGTCGTTGAGAAGAGTATCGGGTGTCCACAAGTCGTCGAAGCTCATGTCCAAATTCATGTCGCCCAAATCCACCATCTCCATTTCCAGTGGGAGGGGATCCGCATCTATCGGCCAGGATGTAAGAGAGTTGCCGGGGCATGGCGTCTGTTCAGCGACGGAAGCCGGGGTCTCGGTTGGGCTTTCAGAGTCTTCCTGCGTATGAAGCGTCTCCACCAGCTGGGAGACGGCagtctgcttcttcttcgatCTGGACATCGGTGATATACTGGGATACACGCAGTCGATCTTCCGTCGCGAGCACCGAAGacaggctggctggccgtgGTCACAGCGGCGCTTGGCTTTGGTGCAGGCGAGACATGTCttccgccgcggcggcgggttggCTCTTTCGAAGAAGGAGTTGGACATTTGCGTGATTTTGGTCCGGTGGTCGGCCTTGAATCCGCTCTCTCCGCGTCGGCATCCAACCCGATGTAGCAAGCTAGGCGGTGTGCACCTTCAGATATATTGCGGAAACTTGGTTCAGAAAAGAGCAGTGCAACAGTGACGATGATGTGCTGGGAATGGGCTGGAAATGGGCGTTAGCAGGCTTACGGCGAGGCCTTGTTGGCTGgcggtcttggtcttgggctTACTTAATCCGCAGATGGCGGGATTCCGCCGTTTTTTACATAGCCAATACCTTTGTTAACGCGTCCTCCGTCCCGTTTGCATCTTTCATAGCGTCTCTGTATCGCATTTCAGTCGATTCTTCCGCCAATATTCCCAGCATTGCCAGTctgcggcgatggtggcatTTCGTCCGTAAGAGTCGGATAACATCTGTTCTCATCCAGCACCGCTTTGAGATGAGCTCTGAAGTCCCCTTCGACGCCTAAGTTACACTATTTCTaccctcgccatcgtcgctgTTGAATGAGCTATTGTCGCCATCTTTCGGCGTCTGCTTAGATATGCATCCCTTGAGCTTGCGCCCGATCCTGCCTGCGAGGCCAGTACAGAAGTTTCGCTGACGTCTTCTTTCGTCAGTTTCAGAGGGGGTGACTTTGATGCCCAAAAGTTTTGAGCTTCCTCTTTACTGAGCCACCTAAGCCCACATGACAGCTTCCATAAGACATGAGTTTTCAAATATGAGCGTTGGGTCGTCCAGAGAGACTAGACGACTTTGTGAATGTGGTTCTTGTCGAGCTTGGCTGCTGTGACCTTGATGCCTCCCTGCAACCCAAAGATTGACGTAACTTTTCAAGAGGTGTAGGTATTTCTTTATAGCCTATATTAATTTCAAAATCCTCACCACTAACTATCGTAGACTTGGTATTGTCGGAGACTCTTTGAAAATACTAGTACTTGTCAAACTCAGTTTAGAAACCTTTGACAGGTAATTGCCTGTAGCAGAAGAGGCTAGAGTCAGGGATGCCAGAGGGTTACCTTTTTTCAGACAGCCTTAAGAAGAAGACTAATGACAGATCAAGGGTATTGCTTGCAATGTCATGATTCCCTCTGCTGAGCCGACGGAGACACGAGCTGTCGCCTCGACTCATCTGGCTTGTGATGGAGAGGTAAGAGAAACCTCGTTCCCatccctcctcgtcgtctcaGACACAGGTGATACCATCATCGTTTCCCAGCTGTCGGCAGATCTTGGCTACAAGGATTTCTTCATCCAGTTTTTTAATCTAGCAACCAATACCGTCCCTCATCTCGTCTCCCGTTCTGTCCTGAACCCTATCTCGTGAGCCTCTCCATGCCTCGCCCTTCCCCAGCTCGCAAAGCCCTCGCCCAGCGCCTTAGTAAAAGCAGCGTCGTAACTCATCCCACTCGCCGCCCAAGCCAACCGGTCCGTCCTCCACATTAGCCAATCTTCCGCAAGGACCCCTTCCGGCGCCCTCAAGATGCCAGTCGCCACGTTCAGTAACCGCTCGCCGTCACCTTGCCTCCGCGTCCCGCCGCAGTCAAAGTACCCCATTGCCGTCGCGCCGCACCTCCCGCAGAACGAGCGCGACACGCCGTCGGAGGAAGCAAACGCCTTGGATGTGCCGATGCTGAGATCCGCGGGGACGCGGGGCGAGATGCAGGACTCCGGTATCAGGGCCCAGCCCACGGCGTGGGCGCCGGTCTGCAGACGGCAGTCGCCGCACACGTCGAGGCAGGCCGTCCACTTGGTCGTGTCGATGGGCGACAGCCACGCCTTGTAAGCTTCGTTGCCGATCATCGCGGCCTTGGGACGCGAGATGGAAAAGGACACGCCGCCGCAGTGGCACTGTGCCCggaggacctcgtcgccgcccgtcccGACTTCACTCCTAAGTGCCACCGCGGTCTCGTTTTCGCTGGGTTCCTCGGGGTTCCAGACCTTCATCTCCTTTGTCGATATGCTTGGAAGCCAGTCATAGAACCCGCCCccgggcgccgaggccgtgtTAACGTGGGTACGGATATCCCAGATGCTCGGGACGTCGTCCTTGTTCGCGTCGAATATGGACATCGAAACGACCcattcgtcgtcgtcgatgcctACGTCCCCGATGTGGCAGCCGCAGGTACTGCAGAAGTACCGTTTGCACAAGGCGGTGGCGTGGCGATAAGCAGTCAAGTTTGAGAGCGACGACGGGGCGATGAAGTCCGGGGCGACGCCCGACGGGAGGGGTGCATGGAAGATGCAGAGGGTTCCATGGGTATAGCGACAGATGCTACAGTGACAAAGGTGGACtttgagggggagggaggaggctgggatgacgagggcgaagTGAACTGCTTTGCAGAAGCACCGGGCCGTGAGGGTTTTCGTCACGGCTTGATTACTGGAAAGTTTGCCATCGTCCATTGCGGTGTACGTGACTCCTTAGAATATCAGTCAGCTGGGCGAGTAAGTGCTTTTCGGGGCAGAAAaagatgagagagagtgtgtgtggtCTTTGTGATTTTCCTGAGATATTTATCTCGCGTTTGAGTTCGAGGTGAGATGGGAATCAACGGTAAAGTGCAATAGAAGCGTAAACACAGATGCGGGGTTCAGCCACTAGTTTGCCCACTAATGAGAGAAGACGATATCAATTATGCTTCCATAGTTCGTATAGGGAACCGTGTATCGTTCAGCCAAACCATCTAAATCAAGGGTATCTCATGCAATATTGTCCTTCTGCTGCGTGCCGCACCACGACCTCATGATGCGCTTTTCTTAagctccttttccttggcgTCCTTGCGCCACTGCACGCCCCAGTACATGATGGCCAACAGGGCCGGGCTGAAGACAATGTACAGGAGACCCAGGAGGGTGAAGGCCCAGCCCACGCCCATCCCGTTGATCATGGGGACAATTGCTGCAGTCGCGGCTGCACCCAGTAAGCACCTGGTCAAGTTGTTCGCCGCCGTGGCGGTTCCGGCCTTGCTCGGGTGGATGTCGATGATGAGGGTGCTGGCGGTGTTGTTGAACCCGATCATGCCTACGCCGAAGAGAAAAAGCAGCACGCATGGAACTGCCACATGGGCGCGAAGATGGAGAGCCCAGCCCCAAATAAGAAGGAGGATCGAACTCAGGAACAGCAACGGCAGACCAACCTCGAGACGGGCCTTCTCAATGGGGAAATCGGACAGGTCTTGCTGGCGAGATTTTTCACACGAGATGCCCAGCCGTTTGCAGTGCCGACGATAGTTCCAGTTGGTCAGTGGCCCTACAACAAACGCGGCAACGACAGAGCCGCCGGCCAGGGGCAGATACATGAGACCGACTTTCAGACTGTCAAAGCCGTAGATCTCTCCGAGCTGAGTCGGCATGGAGGCCGATATGGCGTAAAACCCGGCAAATACGATGGCACTGAAGCCGAGAAGCAGGCCCAGCTCCCTCTCAAAGAGCATGAGAAGCGAACCGAACGGGTTCAGCTTGAACTTTAGTGTAGGCCTAGAGGTGTTGGACGCTCCCGTAGTGGACCTCGTCACCGGAGCCCCAGTCACTTTCTTGGCCTGGAAGTAATCCTTTAACAGCTGATGGCCTGTTCGATATagccgaggaggtcgaacGGACCCGTCATCGACGATCATCCGGCACGTTTCCGGGAAGAACAGCAGCTGAATGACGAAGTACACGCCGgccaggatggcgaggaaCCAGAAGATGGACCTCCAACCGAGGAACCGAGTGAGAACACCACCCAGCACCGGGCCTAGGGCAGGAGCCAGAACAATTGGGACAACTGTGATTCCAATGTACTGCCCCCTTTCCGCCGAGGTAACGACATCGGCCACaaccgccgaggccagcgcGACGGTGCTACTGGAGCCTGCAGATTGTATGCAGCGGACAACGAGCAGGGAGGCGTAGTTCCGAGATAACGCCAGGCCAATGTTTGCCGCAATGTAGACAACGAAGCAGATGACATAGGCGGGTCTGCGGCCGCTGTGGTCGGCCAACGAACCGATGAACATGGGGACGATGCCCTGGAAAATCATGTACGTTGTCATGGTGAGGTTGATGTCCGAGTCGGAGACCTTGAACTCGTGAGCCAGAACCGTCAGCGCTGGGAGATAGATCTGGGCGGTGAAaggcgagaagaaggcagccAGGCAGGCAGCGAGAACAATGGCTCGCTTCTCCCATGTCGTGTAGATGGAGTACCGAGGCGGCTGATCTGGCTGCTCCGGGAGCTTGGGCGGCGTTGCAGCTTCTTCGTCTACGATTGTAGACTTTTCTGAGGGTTCGGCACTCGAATGTCGAGGCATTGCGGGCAAGTTTATCGCTTCTCAACCTAGTGAACTGCCCAAAGTCTCGTGCTGGGTTGGTTGCGAGCGATGACAGGACAACAGGCTCGGGAAGATGTTTGATTAAAAAGACATTTCAATAGCAAGAAGCAAAATCTCGGCAAAGGACCGTCTGCGGCCCAGCACGTCACTGGTCACCGACTGGGGGGCGAAAGAGTGCAGAGCATCGCTTGTTGGTCGCGAACGCGGCATCACGCTACCTTGGGGTGCATATCGGTgccgagtcggcggcgtcgccccAGGAGAGACCGGTGGGCGTTCTGGAGACGTCGGTTCTCGCGACCGTATCAAGTTGACGGAGAATGATGAACCAGCAAGTTTGGGACCCAGAGACCGGCCCCGAAGCGCCGGGTCTCGCTTGGCGAGAGCGATAAATTCTCGATCTGGCTATGTCACGGCGGTTGTCAACCGTAACAGACCCGAGCCGAAGCTGTGAacctggccgtcgacggcccgCAGTCGGTTGCACATTTCTTGAATCAGCAACGTGTGTCCAAAGTTCGTTGAGTTCTATAGGAAAGCTAGACTGTCAGCTGAATGAGCAGGTGCTTGTTGTGAAGCGGGCGCGTCAAAGTATTGAGGATTCTATTGAAGACGTTGGGGTTTGCTTGACTGAACTGTAGCATGAGGTTGTGCGTGTACGTACCTTCGGTTTCTAGATACCTAGCAGTCAATGTATCCAGGCACGTAGGTTGGCAAGTCAGGT
Coding sequences within it:
- a CDS encoding Putative CENP-V/GFA domain, Mss4-like superfamily protein, coding for MDDGKLSSNQAVTKTLTARCFCKAVHFALVIPASSLPLKVHLCHCSICRYTHGTLCIFHAPLPSGVAPDFIAPSSLSNLTAYRHATALCKRYFCSTCGCHIGDVGIDDDEWVVSMSIFDANKDDVPSIWDIRTHVNTASAPGGGFYDWLPSISTKEMKVWNPEEPSENETAVALRSEVGTGGDEVLRAQCHCGGVSFSISRPKAAMIGNEAYKAWLSPIDTTKWTACLDVCGDCRLQTGAHAVGWALIPESCISPRVPADLSIGTSKAFASSDGVSRSFCGRCGATAMGYFDCGGTRRQGDGERLLNVATGILRAPEGVLAEDWLMWRTDRLAWAASGMSYDAAFTKALGEGFASWGRARHGEAHEIGFRTERETR
- a CDS encoding Putative major facilitator superfamily, MFS transporter superfamily, which gives rise to MPRHSSAEPSEKSTIVDEEAATPPKLPEQPDQPPRYSIYTTWEKRAIVLAACLAAFFSPFTAQIYLPALTVLAHEFKVSDSDINLTMTTYMIFQGIVPMFIGSLADHSGRRPAYVICFVVYIAANIGLALSRNYASLLVVRCIQSAGSSSTVALASAVVADVVTSAERGQYIGITVVPIVLAPALGPVLGGVLTRFLGWRSIFWFLAILAGVYFVIQLLFFPETCRMIVDDGSVRPPRLYRTGHQLLKDYFQAKKVTGAPVTRSTTGASNTSRPTLKFKLNPFGSLLMLFERELGLLLGFSAIVFAGFYAISASMPTQLGEIYGFDSLKVGLMYLPLAGGSVVAAFVVGPLTNWNYRRHCKRLGISCEKSRQQDLSDFPIEKARLEVGLPLLFLSSILLLIWGWALHLRAHVAVPCVLLFLFGVGMIGFNNTASTLIIDIHPSKAGTATAANNLTRCLLGAAATAAIVPMINGMGVGWAFTLLGLLYIVFSPALLAIMYWGVQWRKDAKEKELKKSAS